GGGCGCCAAAATTTTTGAACGCGTACAGCAGGAGTTAGGTATTAAGGATGGCGAAACTACGGAGGACCTGCGCTTTACCATTGAATCCGTAGCCTGTATAGGAGCTTGTGGCTTGGCTCCCGTCATCATGGTAAACGATGATACACACGGTCGGTTGACACCGGACCAAATACCCGATATATTGGCCCAATATGAATAGAAGGGGGGGGTTACATGATTTCCTTAGCAGAAAAGAGAAAAGAATATCAAAACAGATTGGTTGAAAAGGCCAAGAAAACTGTTATCGTGGTAGGTATGGGTACATGTGGTATAGCTGCCGGAGGAGATAAAGTATGGCAGGCTTTGGAAAACGCAGTTAAAAACAAAAACCTTGACATAGAACTGGTTTACAGTGGTTGTATCGGTTTATGCTATGTAGAACCGATTATGGAAGTGCATAGACCGGATATGCCAAGGGTTATTTATGGTAATGTTAATGGGGAAACAGCATTAAAAATCCTGGAAGAGCATGCTTTAAACGGAAAAGTTGTCAGTGACTTGGCGGTGGCCCAGGATCCCAAGGAAGGGAAAACCGTCCTACCTGAGATTCCTATATTAAACGAAATGCCTTTCTATAAAAAACAGGTAAAAACGGCCATAGCCAACTGTGGCATTATCAATCCCGACAGTATAGAGGAGTATATTGCTTATGGCGGATACGAAGCGCTGGAAAAAGTTCTTTCCAGCATGAGCCAGACCCAGGTAATTGAAGAGGTTAAAAAATCAGGGCTGAGGGGTCGCGGCGGCGGCGGTTTCCCCACCGGTTTAAAGTGGGAGTTTGCTTACAAATCACCGGGAGATAAAAAATACGTTATTTGTAACGCTGATGAGGGAGACCCGGGTGCTTTTATGGACCGCAGTGTTCTTGAAGGAGACCCGCATGCTGTGCTTGAAGGAATGGCTATTTGCGGTTATGCCATTGGTGCTGATGAAGGCTATATTTACGTACGGGCTGAGTACCCACTGGCTATTAAGCGGCTGGAAAATGCCATTGCCCAGGCTGAGAAAGCAGGGCTGTTAGGTGAAAACATCCTGGGGTCCGGCTTTAATTTCAAGCTGAGGATTAAGGCTGGCGCCGGCGCCTTCGTATGCGGTGAAGAAACAGCTTTAATCAATTCTATTGAAGGCAAGCGCGGCATGCCCAGGGTACGGCCTCCGTTCCCTGCCCAGTCCGGTTTGTGGAATAAGCCAACTAATAACAACAACGTAGAAACCTATGCCAACATTCCCGGTATTATCCGCAAAGGCGCTGATTGGTTTGCCGGCATGGGTACGGAAAAGAGCAAAGGCTCTAAGGTCTTTGCCCTGACCGGTAAAGTAAACAGAACCGGTCTGGCCGAAGTGCCGATTGGAATTACCATCAGGGAAATCATTTTCGATATCGCCGGTGGCATTCAAAACAACAAGAAGTTTAAAGCTGTGCAGATCGGCGGTCCGTCGGGCGGATGTATTCCTGAAGAATACCTGGATACACCGGTGGATTATGACTCATTAACTGCCCTTGGGGCTATGATGGGTTCCGGTGGCCTGGTTGTTATGGATGAGACTACCTGTATGGTTGACGTGGCGAGATTCTTCCTGAACTTTACCCAGAAGGAATCCTGTGGTAAGTGCACGCCCTGCCGTGAAGGTACTAAGCGGATGCTGGAGATATTGAACCGTATATGTGACGGAAAGGGTAAACCGGAAGATATAGATACCCTTGAACGCTTAAGCAATGTAATTAAATCGACAGCCCTTTGTGGTTTGGGACAATCAGCGCCCAACCCTGTGCTGGCTACTCTCCGCTATTTCCGTAACGAATACGAAGACCATATCCATAACAAGAAGTGTACCGCCGGGGTTTGTACCGCATTACTGGAATATAAAATTGATCCCGATAAATGTAAAGGCTGCGGCGCTTGTAAGAAGGTTTGCCCCGTGGGCGCTATTTCCGGGGAGAAGAAAGAAGCCCATGAAATTGATGCGGGCAAGTGTATTAAGTGCGGCAGTTGTATAGAGAAGTGTAAGTTTGACGCGATTATTAAGGGTTAAGCGTTGAACATACCTCCAGTTTTGCCGTAAAGAGAGGTGAATAAGTTGTCAAATGTAACCTTGACCATAAACGGCCGCCAGGTTACTGTTCCGGCCGGAACCACTGTGCTGGAAGCTGCCGAAAAAATCGGCGCTTTTATCCCAACCTTTTGCTATGAAAAGGATTTAACGGCGCCGGGAGCATGCCGAATTTGCGTGGTGGAAATCGAAGGGTGGCGCAACCTGCCTGCTTCCTGTGTAACTGCAGTGGCTGATGGTATGGTGGTGCATACTGAATCACCGGCCGTGGTGGAAGCCAGGAAAACCATATTGGAGCTGCTAGTCGCTAACCACCCCCTGGATTGCATGACCTGCGAAAAATCGGGCAACTGCAAACTGCAGGATTACGCATACCGGTATGGGGTAACAGGTACAGCATTTGCAGGAGAA
This is a stretch of genomic DNA from Thermincola ferriacetica. It encodes these proteins:
- the nuoF gene encoding NADH-quinone oxidoreductase subunit NuoF, which gives rise to MISLAEKRKEYQNRLVEKAKKTVIVVGMGTCGIAAGGDKVWQALENAVKNKNLDIELVYSGCIGLCYVEPIMEVHRPDMPRVIYGNVNGETALKILEEHALNGKVVSDLAVAQDPKEGKTVLPEIPILNEMPFYKKQVKTAIANCGIINPDSIEEYIAYGGYEALEKVLSSMSQTQVIEEVKKSGLRGRGGGGFPTGLKWEFAYKSPGDKKYVICNADEGDPGAFMDRSVLEGDPHAVLEGMAICGYAIGADEGYIYVRAEYPLAIKRLENAIAQAEKAGLLGENILGSGFNFKLRIKAGAGAFVCGEETALINSIEGKRGMPRVRPPFPAQSGLWNKPTNNNNVETYANIPGIIRKGADWFAGMGTEKSKGSKVFALTGKVNRTGLAEVPIGITIREIIFDIAGGIQNNKKFKAVQIGGPSGGCIPEEYLDTPVDYDSLTALGAMMGSGGLVVMDETTCMVDVARFFLNFTQKESCGKCTPCREGTKRMLEILNRICDGKGKPEDIDTLERLSNVIKSTALCGLGQSAPNPVLATLRYFRNEYEDHIHNKKCTAGVCTALLEYKIDPDKCKGCGACKKVCPVGAISGEKKEAHEIDAGKCIKCGSCIEKCKFDAIIKG